CTTTCTGGAGTGACGTTGGGAGACTGGATGAGTCGTTGGATGTTCTGTTACTTAGTTAGCGACGTCAAACTCTCGCATCAGTgatataatattaccttGACGTCAGTTCCATGATTCTCGTTGCAGGCCAGGCTCTGTTCTAGCTCGCTGACCTCGAGCAAGTTCTCCGCTGCTACCCTCCGACTGAGTTCCGAAACCAGCGTGACATGTTTGCTAACATTGCCAGAGAGCTTGCGGAACTCGGGATACTCCTCAATAAATCGTTTCATATCGGTTATTGACTCAATGTTTTCGTTGTTCTTAGTCTTGGACTGAAACTGGCCAACGTACTCCTTGATGTTGCCTCCCAGGTCACCAAAGTTGAGAaacatgttcttcttgaagaaaGGATCCTGATCCTGGGACAAAACAATCTCCTTCAGATCCGGTCCAACGTCGGGCACGTCGCTCAAGTCGACACGGCCGTTCTGTATGCCCAGGAGGTGATGCACCATGGCCTGGTATGTCCACTGTGTAAGTAGCGGCGTCACGGGGTCCTCTCGACGATCCAGTACAAGAAGGATTGGGGGCGTGTCCACTGAACGGAACTCAAATAGTTGATCTTCCTGTGTCATTAGATACCGGACCTCGGATGCCAGTTTCTTGGCGATGGGGCTTGTCTTTTGGTATCGGATGAGAGGCTTCTTCTTAAGCGATAGTAGCACTGCTAGAAGACCCTCGGCGCAGCGTTGTAGGGAGTCGGGGTTCCAAGTATCGGGGCCGCCGGCCCAAATGCGGCGTTGGGGAAGTGTGAGGCCGATGGAGAAAAGATCCGGGTTGATGACGGTGTAGTCGGCATAATGCTCCTGAATCAACTTGACCACCTCGTGGTCATCCGACTCGGCTAGGCGTTCCAGTGATGACTTCTTAATCACGTTTGTGAAATACAGTTGGTACTCTCCATACTTGGGGTCTCGCAGCTCGTCTATGAGCAGCTGGATGGTTTCGGGTGATGGCCGCACGACACAGATACAGCGTAGATGTCGCATCCTCTCGCGGGTTGCACTGTCCAGACGGTCGATGAGGTAGACCTCGTGGCTGAGAAGGGAAGATTGTGTGATTGCGGTAGAGACGATAGAAACAGTTTCCctgtcaagaaggaggatcttcatcttggcagACGACGTATCGGCCGTCGTAATGATCTTATTGATGTACCCAGAAATTGCCTGGGCGAcgtccatgatggcggctGGTGCAGCACTCTACGGCTGCGCAGCGAGGTATTCCTTGGTTTTTCGGATACTGTATTCAATAGAATTGTGATGGAACAATTTCCGTTATTCGAACGTGTTGTGATTGTTTGTTGGGGAAATCGATGATGGTTCTTGCTTGCAGGGAGGCTGGTTGAGAGTAGTCGTCATGAAGTGAGCCCAGTAACAGCATGGCCACCCCGGTACCTGCATAACTCCGATTTCCCCCGGCAagctgagaaggagctcCACATGCAGCCaacctcttcatcatgagtGCTCGGTGACATCAAAAGCTTGAATGGGCAACACCGTCATCATGTTGGACGGTTTCTATTGATTGCGTTGTACTTCCTTCGAGGCTATCCATCAAGGGCCCTTGAGCCTTCTAGAAGCCCATTGATCCTCCCCCTCATCCTCAATCATGGGTGATACCTGTCCCCAGTCACCCGAACGGACGTGAGTATCAACGTACCCTGCATCATGGCAATTACCCGATCTGACATTCTATGACCAGTCTGTCCTTCACCCAAGGCTTCATAGTCGGACAAATCTCGGTCGTGCTTGTGTTGGCCGCCTTCATAAagttcttcatctttggtgACCCTCCTTCACCCGACGTCACCGCTTCCTTGAGGGCAACCGAGCGACGGTCAAGAACGCTTGCTCATAAGCGCTCGTTGCTTAGTCTGCGCAGCTCTGGCAATCGTCAAGACAGGGAGTTGAGCCGCAAGAAGTCGAGCGTCCTCAGAAACCCTCCCGTGCTTACCATTGGGTCCATCCTCAGCAAGACGTACTACAATGTCGACAGCCATCAGCCTGAGAGTCTCGACTGGTTCAACGTCCTCATTGCGCAGACCATTGCACAGTTCCGCAGTGATGCGCAGCATGATGATGCCATTCTCAACTCTCTAAGCAAGGCGCTGAATGGGACCTCGCGCCCGGActtcgtcgatgagatcAGGGTCACGGAGCTGAGCTTGGGCGAGGACTTTCCCATCTTCAGCAACTGTCGCATCATCCccgttgatgaagatggaaTGAGTCTTGGTATCGGAAAGAAGTTTGACCCGGCTACGGCAGCGAGAGATGGCACGCGCCTTCAAGCACGGATGGATGTTGATCTGAGCGACATGCTCACTCTTGCCGTGGAAACGAAGCTCCTACTTAATTATCCCAAGAAATTATCGGCGGTACTTCCTGTCGCACTGGCCGTCTCGGTGGTCAGATTCAGTGGCACACTCTCAATATCCTTCATCCCTAGCAACCCCTCTCAGCCGACCAGGATGATCTTCAACTTTCTTGACGACTACCGGTTGGACTTTTCCATTCGGAGTCTTCTCGGCAGCCGCTCTCGACTTCAGGACGTCCCCAAGATTGCCCAGCTTGTCGAGGCCCGCCTCCACCGGTGGTTTGATGAGCGAGCCGTTGAGCCACGGTTTCAGGAGATTGCCCTCCCAAGTCTGTGGCCGCGAAAGAAGAATACCCGAGGCCCGGATGACGGGCTGGCCGAGGGGAGCGCTTCTATGGGTCGGTCAAAGGGTAAGGATGTTGGTCGAGACTTGCGGGACGAGGTGTTCGGAAGTGATGCTGGTAGTAGGGACCGAGCATCACTTCGTCATCGCCGGGGAACGAGAAGTGACAACAGTGACGACTTGTCGATGCCCGGATCGCTCCCTCGGTCTCAGAGAGGTACATAGCCATgtattattagtattaagaAACACTCCAATTCACTTAATTATGAAACACTCGCACGGTTCTTGTCAGCTTCTGGAATGTCCACATGACCGGCAGGTGTCAATGTTTAGAGTTTCGTTGCTCATAACGCGCACAGACAAGAGCATTCAGCGTTGACCTACACGTCTGTAACACCGAGCCTGGGGAGGACGGCCATAGCGTAGTCTATGAAGGGAGATTCTTTATTAATTCTAGTCGTGTGGACGATCTAAACGTGCGGTGTGGCGGAAGTCATCTCAGAACTCGGCTAGAGCCATGGGAGTCTCGGTCAACGAGTACAAGTTCTGCAACCAGGCTACCAGACCAGCCACCAGGAACACGTAATAGACGGCCGTGTATCGCTTCCGAGCTGGATCATCTTCTGCTAGCCAATATGGGTCAACCTGGCCCCAGAAACGAGGCAGGCCCATGCAGTTACAGAAAGCATGGACAAGAACAACAGCCAGAAGACTGCCGgtcctcaagaacaagaaggtGGCATAAGCACCGAATAGTGTGGTGTAAGTCAGCTGGAAGAGGGATCGGAGAATGGCCACGGGAAGAGGAGTATGAGGGTGGGTGATTCGGAACTCATAAAAGTGGTGAAGATGAGCCAGTCCGAAGATGAGAGgtgagaggaagatggtgccTGTAAGGCTGGCTCCGGAACGGAGGAGTAGGGGTACTCCAGCTGAACGGAATAGACATTCTTCGGTGATTGGGCCCTTTCGGTAAATCAGTATTGAGACGGAAAAACCAGGCTAGAACAAGGTACAAGAAGCGGtgtgaagaagaggctgaAGTTGAGACGACTGCGGGGGTTGTTTGAGGATTGACAGGGGCAGCATGGGGGATATCAAGGGGACAAAGTCAAGTTGACGTACCGCTACCATGTTCCTCCAGGTGGGCCAGTCAGTCCAGAGGTCCCTgagaggttggagatgaagccATTGCCTGGCGGCTCCGTCGACGATGAGCGACTCATACAGGGGGCCGGCGAAGAGCAAGGCTGTGAGCCAGAGGGCCCGGGcagcgtcgacgaggccgacggGCCAGTAGCCCATGAAATGCAAGGGGTtggggatggcgatggcggcgtgGGACGAGAGCAGGTACAGCGTCACGAGGGAGCAGATGGCCGTCGACAGCGAGACGACAAAGATGCGTGCGCGGATCGCCTCGGGGGCATCCCTGGAGCGGGTTGGCGAGGGCCTTGTGGCCGCCGAGAAGTAGAGTGGGATGACATAGACGAGGCAGTAGACGACCTGTTTTTTAATGGTTCAGATGATGCAAGTCAACACTACATGAGACGCAAGATGTGATCTCTTGATGCTGGGGGAGGTAGAGAGTGATATGAACCAGGGGGTTGTGAGAATGTGGATGGATCGTGGTTGGGGGACTAGGAACAGGTGAGGCTCACCAACAAGGCCACGGCGTGAGGCGGTGCGAACCCCGCTGAAATCGAGGTAGACATTGGATGCTCTTGTGAGGAGGGTCTGTTTTACTTTTCAAGCGGTTGTTGgtgaaggatgaagaggaacaGGTTCAAGtttgagagaagagagaagaagaagaagctggctaAAAGAAGAACCAGGTTGGAGGAATGTCAATGGGGCAAACAAGAGAGAAAACAGTCAGCATTACCGCACTCTTCTGTCAAAGAGAAGCCATTCAAAGAAACGAAACCGCCGGgctaagaaaaaaaaagaggaccAGCATCCAAAAAGCACAGATTGTCctcaccagccacaactTGGTTGGATGCCATTGTCCTCAGAattggatccatccattttGCCTCGATGGAGTATGCTTGCTTGGGTAAGCAGACTGGCACTCTTCTCCCCCACGGGAATAATGACATCCATCAcggggaaagaagaccaTCCCACTGTGAAAAAAAATGTGCAGGGTCTTTACGGGAGCTAGTGAGGGATAACCGGGCacttttcctcttctttttctccccCTGGCATTGTTCGTCCTTCATTTCAACGTGCATACGAGCTATGGGGGCATGCGCGGCTTCCGCATGCGGTGAGCTACAAGGTACATAAAAGCCCTGGGAAGCGAAATGATGTGGAGATATGAGTTATAACGCGTTCTCATAAGGGACCTAATGAAAGCAGGACACGAATGTTTTGTAATATCCCGAGCTGGTCAGTCGGGAGATGAATTTGTGAACGGGACAAGATGTCCATCGACAGCCGTGCATGACTAGTGTAGCCGCACACTCGTCCGTCCGTCTGCTCAGCCACCACAGACATTGACGAGATCCCCTTACCTCAGCTCAGGCAAGGGCATGAATCAAGGCGAGAGACGGCGAGTGACGGTACCTGCATTAGGTTCAGCGGGCCCCGGCACCAAGGAGAGACTGTTCCGTGGTCACTGACCGATACGTAAGAGCGTGAGGAAAGGAATCGTCGAGAGGAGGATTTGTTGGCTCAGACCGAGCATGCCGAGAAGCATGACGGCATGGAGATTGTTGTATAAGAGAACAGGTCCATCTCATCTGAGAAGGGACCGTCTGTTGGCTTTGCGGTCAAGTCTTCATGCTTGAGACATTGAAAGACAAGACCGAGAGACAAAGCTCGTCGGCAAGCTGCCGACACTAGCCAGCGATAGTCCGACAATCAACAGTCTCGCCCGTCTGTCCTAGACCGAGGTTTGGAGCCCCCATGGGACACTAAAATAGAGGGAGAGACGCGACTTAATAAACACGGAGACGCGAGCCTGACACGTCTGACAAAGACATCAGCGGAGCCCCAGTGGAAGATCTCGTCCGCGGCGCCAAGCTAGGGCAAAGCTTAAAAAAGAACAGAGACGTCTTGAAAAGTTGTAAATCGCCAGCGAGGAATGGCTGTCGACAGCCTGGACACAGAGGACACAGAATGCGACCTGGTGGAGAGAAACAAAAAAGGTCACGTTTAGGTGTTTCTGCAGGTCTCGGTTTCGAGAGGCGCCCTCTCTCGGCTGGTGGATTGGAACAGACGCCGCGAGGACCATGTACATGCGTCCGCACCGGATTTGTTAGGCGGAGCAAGTACCTGGTCGCTTCAACAAGTTTGCGACATTCAGGTAAAACAAGCGCCAGAAGCAGAGACAACAGAGGCGGCCAATTTCGACGGCCCTCGACTTTCGAAACTGCTTCTTTTCGTTCCAAGAAAAGAACAAACGCAAGAGTTTATCCTGGTTTTTGTGAGATTGAATGGCTGACGGTAGTTGATGCCCAGGATGGGATCCTGTATTGCTGCCGGCACATCGTCATTCTGTGCCCAGGCTCCCCCATGGTTTGACCACTTTGGGCAGAGCACCCATTGAAGGCTTGCCACCTGGCCGAGGTGGTCCCAGTTAATTTCTCTGCTCTCTCAGAGCCTGGCCTTTTCTTCGCTGTTCCAGAAAGACAGAGGTCAGCGACATCTTACGAGCAGCAGGCTGGTGTTTGCAGGGAACCATGTGTTATTGGGCGTCGAGGCAGAGCATCGTCCCCGCCAATAGTGTCCCGATAACCCAATCAGTTCAGACAGATTTGCCCACAACCTTTAGAGGTGCAGTCTCTGAGGGGACAAATCAGAGCTCGTCGTGGACACAACCGTTTTCATTGCCCTCTTCCCCTGAGATTTGAAGTCTGGTTGATTCGCTGCCCCCATTCTACAATGACCTTCCCTTtggaaaaggaaaaaatCTCTTCAGATCTCGCCCAGCCCCCGTCCCAAGTTGCGGTGTCTTCAAGACACCTAGACCGAGATGTCAGAACCACCACCCCTATCTCAGCACCCTAGCTCCCCGTCTTCCCCCCCTGGTCCAACGGTCcccatcgccgccgtcgcgCCTGCAGGAGGGAACCCTGTTGCAGCTAGGTAATATCCCATCGCCGCTAGCTGCAGAATCGCCTCCATGGCGCTTCCAACAACTGGTTCACGTCGGTCGATTGCACTCCACGTCACCGGCTCCAGGGGGGAGGATCCAATAGCGGCGCCATCGTCTGCTGTAGACAGGCCCTGCCTGACGGGATCTCAGGTAGGTTCTGTTCCACACAGCCTGTAAGGGGAAGGGAAGCTTTCCAGCCATCGTCTGTGTGCGCCCCAGGGCTGCTTGTGCTTcgtgcttgtgcttgtgcttgtgcgtCAGCCGTCCGCCTAAGGGATCGCTTGACAGCCTCCTTTGTAGCTTGTTCAGGTCACTGCAACCTAAGGTACCTTAGTACCTACTCTGGCCGCTACTCCTGCCGCCCGTGGTCGCATGTGGAGGCGACCTGTCTTgcccttttctctcttgaAGCTACCTACCCGCCCGCTCCTTCCCCATgatcccatccatggatctcTCGTCTTTCTCCTTCCGTCAATCGTTTCCagtcctcctctccccgTACATTCACTCGCTATAATCGGCCACTGGCCAGTCACTCATTCAATCTTTTGATCTTTCTCACACTCCTTGCTTCTCCCTCTATTCGTTTGATGCTTCATTGATtattctttctcttcttggaTATTTCCCTTTTTGGCCTCATCTTTTACACACCAGTCCAGTCAGACAAGATTTCACGACATCAAGATTCAACTTCACGATAGTTTGGATATCTGGTATTGGGTTGCTCCGACTGTTGCTTGCTCGACTCTGTTCCAAAAATTTGGTGCTCTATTAATGCCATCTTCTCGCCGTGGCTCTTAATTCCTCCGTCGACCTCTCCCGTCCCGGCCGTGGCCCTTCTCACGACCTCCGAACCCCTGACCCACCTCCGGCTCCGACAGAATCGACGTCTACGCCTTAACGATAATTCTTTGAGAGATCAATTGATCTTGCCCATTCTGGGGACAAGATTGGcagcttcttccttttctcctCATGTTGTGGATAGAACGGCCATTGCCGCCAAGCGCGTAGAGCATGTCGGTTTCACCGTCTTGCTCTCCGCCGAGACGGGCCTTGCACGAGCGCACCGACTCCGAGAACAACCGCCTCCAGATTCGAATCGTTCCTTACAGTCCGCCCCGAATCGCTTCCGACGGCACAACGCCCCGGCCCGTCTCCTACGCCGATGCGAGCACCGAGACCGATCCGGAGCTTAGTCAAATCTGCTGCGACCCGTTACATTCCTCAAGTCCACTCTTTGAAACGCCTTCACCATCCCTGCAGCGGGGCAGGACTCGAAAGGCTGCACTATCGCCTTCACCATTGAGCCGTCACCCTCAATATCCTTCCTCTGACATCGAGCTGAGCCCTTCTCCCTGGACGCCACACAACGatgccgacgacgagactTCCGATGTTTCACATCCGCGCTCCCGCGAAccctcaacttctcctcGACCCCCATCTCGCCGGAAGGTGATCAATGTACACGCCGACAAGACCTTTTCTGTACATCCTCAAGAGGCCTCAACTTCGTCGAGAGTCGACTCTTTCTGGTCTCGATCTTTCACAACCGGCAGCAGTTCCTTTGGTCGGGCATCATTTGGTCGAGGATCCTTGGGTCAATTCAGTGAAGACCGTGCCAGTCGCCCAAGTTCTCCCTTGACGCCTCTTACAGAGCGAAGTTCCAAGTCGCCAATACCTTCTTCGCCACCCCAAGCTCTCGTTAGCCCTGACAATTCCTCGCCATGGAACTACCGCATGTTTGGGGGTTTGCGCAAGGTGCCAACCACACCTGATGTGAAACAGTCACAGTTGCAGATTCCGGGACCAGCTCCTGAACTGCCTCTCCCCCCTCTGCCTGAGATTGAGTTCTCAGACCCAGGAGTTGGCCCGTCTTCGCAGTTGCTAAACCAAAAGACGTCGTTTCAGTCGACTCTCTCCGAGCAATCAAGATCAACCCTGTCTGACAGGACCAACTATAAAGTCTATGGCCAGAGCTCCCCAGTGGCTGTTGCCGATTTGACCAGCTTGCCAGCATCGTCTATTCATTCCAACATTGAGCTAATCGGCGATCCATCATCAGTGGATCCCTCCTTGCATGACAATACTCGTCCCCCGACAAGGGACAGCGGAGCGAACTACGTAGTTCATGGTCACTCAGCCTCTTCATCCGTTGTTGCTGTCAAGACTCGCGTAAGACCCGAGTACTCCCAAGAGAGTCTCGTAGTTCCTCCTCTGCGAACTAGGAGGAGGCGGTCCTCAGACACTTTTGGTCTCGTCAAGACTCGGTCCCGTGAGACTCTTCGAACGGCATCGCTGACCTCGCTGTCGACAATCTTCACTCAAGAAGCCACTCGTGGCCTCTTTGTTGGACCTGCCACCATTCTGCACCACACTGGCCCAAGCTGGTATGAccctgccgccgccaagaGCCCCAACGTCAACACTCCTCGCTCCCACCAATGGAGCGCTCAGCTCTCAACTGTCATGTCAGAAAGCGAGGGAGGTAGTGAGCCGGCATCTCGAGCTCTATCTCTCTCTTCCGTCCCCGGAAGACGCGGCAGCGGCCTGGGTAGCAGCCACAGCAAGTACGTCTTGAGCATGGCTTCTTCGCTCGCTGGCCTCGAGGAGCATATCGAAGCATCCTCTCATCACTCAAGAAACAGCTCACTGGAGCCCCCTGCAGCGGCATACGTCCGGGGATTGTCTCGTGACCCTACAACGGGAACCATCCGTCTTATTCGCGatcatgatgaggatggcgatggcctcgcAGACCTGGAAGTGCTTCACCATCGCTCCTCACGAACACGGATGGGAAAGTTCTTGATGAGCTATGCCTCGGATCGGAGTCTTCGATCTACTGCTAGCTTCAATGCTGCCGTTCCAACCTGGGCGAAGTGAGTACAGATATGAACAACTGACGAACTTTTGACTGACTCTTCCAGGGTTTACTATGGTAGTGGCGAACGAAAATGGCTTGCTGCTCAGCCTTCCATGGAATCCATGTACTCTGAGTTCAGTGACAGCCAGCCTCCTGCTTCTTTCCTGAGCAGAACACCAAGCCAGGATGCCAATGTCACTCACATCCACAACCCTCGGCGCCGGCCTCGAGAGCCTGTCCCTCACCGGAGATCTGGGGCAGGCTCCATGGATATTACTCCTGCACCGCCATCTCACCCAGTCATGACGGTTGTTCGCAACTTGAAGAAGCAAACCTCGAGCATCTGGTCGCCTCACCTGGCCCGTGATCGACGTCCTTTCCAGCACAGTATCTGGCAGCCACCTACCTCAGACTGGGAAGCTCGGAGCGAGTTGACTGGACGACGAAATGCCCAGGTCACCATGTTTGTAGTGGGATTCATTTTCCCTTTGGGTGAGTCTATTGACCTCATCTCTTGACCAATCACTAACTGCCATAGCATGGATGTTTGCCGCATGCATGCCCCTTAAGCCAGTTCAGTCGGAAGATACTGAACGCAACCACAGCACATCCAAACTGGAGGTGCGACGCAACCCATCTGGCCAGACGATTCCCGAAGAGGACCATGTCTTCACCAGCGCAATCTGGTGGAGGAAGGTCAACCGTGGCATGTCTATCATCGGCTTGCTCATGGTCggcgccatcatcgccctcatcgTGACTGGCGTCAGAGCTCACTGGGGCCATTAATATTCGATTACCAACAAGACATCACGTTCTGATGACCTGAGTCGGGACAAGATCCCTGACATTGAAACCCACTATGGAACTTCACGGCATCTCAACGATTGACGACGACACATCACGACGATACTTTTGTTTTTGCTTATCGATCAACTTTGATCTTTCAAGTCTCACGATCTTTTACGCACCTTGTCAAAAAGCTTCAACGACCAACGATTTTATTCTGAACAAACACCTTCGACGAGACACGATGTTTTTTTGAATTTTGTTTTACTTTTCATGTCTCAACGTTTCAACGACATACGATTTGCCCCTTTTTGAATTCCTTTGCCCAAGACACACTTACACGACACACCGTCCCCTTGGATCTCATTTACTCGAGACTTGCAACACTGCAAACCATTTCTCTTTTACACAAACAACTTACATGGGCTCTTGTACCACCAATCTACCAATCATATATGGATCAATCCGTCCGTATGCCTGTACTATAGTTGGATCTGGCAGCAATGCTGAGCGGGAGAAAAAAGGACTGACAGCATGAAGACGCTCATTCTTACGATACCATGTAATTACCATACCATACCATACCAGGCCCTGAGCACTCGCACTCGGGCGTCACAGGAGAGCCGCCATGGCTTATCCCAGAGATAGACTAATGAATATCATGTAGAATCTACAGTACCTACTTGAGACTAAAGATTGATTGTTTCATTCCATCGTTGATGTCTTACATGCGCTTACAAGCTAACTTCCCAAGACCTGAAACAGACACACCATGATAACACCGGATTGATTGCTTCGTGGAGATGAGATGTGCGCCACACCGCACCTGGGATGATTACTCGGCATGAGCCTTGTTCCCGTTGATCccgttggccttgggctGATGGGCTTCAAAgtcagccttgagcttcttttGCCTggcctcaacctcggcccgaatctcctcgacggcctcgtTGATGTCGCCCTCCGGATCCTTCGAGATGCCTAGGATGGGCTCCTTGCCCGTCAGGCTATCCGTGCTGAGGGAGCGGACCAGCTTGGCGCTCGCTCGGCCCTGGCgcttctcgagctgcttcttgagggcgaGCTTGCCGGGGgagtggaagaagacgagggaCAGGGCGGTCCAGATGATGGCGTAGAAGTAGACGCGGGACCAGGCAAGGAGAGAGCCTTGGAGGGAGAGGACCAGGAAGGGCGCCGTGGCAAAGGTGAAGGTGAGCTGGGTGGCGAGGTAGGATGCAATGTCGTAGTACTTCTTCTTGGGGGTGGGGTTTCCGGTTACGgggtcgaggaagaaggggcGGACGTGACGGCGGAAGTCTGGAGGATGTTAGCATGTCGATGTGGTTTTAGATCTTGAGAGACTCACGTTTTGCGGCTGTCTGGATAAAGCTCGCGAGGACAAAGCTCAGATAGTAACCCGGGTAGAAGCCGTGCCACAAGGCACTGGTTCCAAATGTCATGAGGCTGGCGCGGAAGCCGGGCTTCTTACCACGGGGCGTAACGCGCAGATAGACGTAGTTCCTGAGCCAGTTGTTGGTGTTCATGTTCCACCCGCCGAGGTATCCTCGCGGGTTCTGGGCCGTCTCGACTGCCCAGGGGTCAATGTTCTGCAGACGGTTCCATGAGATCTTGCCAGTAACAGGATCCACACCGTTGTAACCGAGACCTGCGAGGATGCAAGAGCCTTCGGTCAGGTACCAGACGCCGTAGTACTTTAGGCGTGCTGTGAAGCTGACCATGTAGAGGGACCAGATTCGGCGAAGGAGGCCGTACTCGACGAATGAGTCGGCTGTTAGCATGCTGGGGTAGTAGGAGCCGCTGAAGCCCATGAAGAgaccgatgaggacgaggccgcTCACGGCCTTCCAGGCTGCAGGGCCACCACTTCGAGGGATCTTTCGCTTCTTCCTGACGggaggcttcttggctggaTCAACGTTGGAGACGTCAAACATGGTCGTGTCGAGCCATTGTCGGTAATCGGTATAGTCAAAAGACGGACCGGCGAAGAGggcggggaagaagagaaccCAGCCAGCATAGTCgagcagaggaggaagctccttgagcctATTCCTCTTCTGAGAGTCGGACAGCTGATCATCAGGGAGCTGACCGTCTGCAACGTTCCAGCAAAAGGCGCTCAGCTTCATGAGGAGCACCATCTGGGCACCCGTGACGTCGACGCTCGAGGGGTCGTCGGCGATCTGGCGGTGGATGTGGTTGACCGACATGTGGCCCATGACAAAGGCGAAGCCGATCCATGGCATATAAGGGCTCGTGCGGAGGAACTTTGCGATGCAGTAGGTGCCGCCGGcgctgatgaggagggtGCGGCTGCCGTCCCAGAGGTCGAAGAGGCCGACGAGGTAGAAGAGGGAGACGCTGGATTTTGTTAGCTTGACGAGTTGGTATAGGTATCGGAGGATGTAcctgatgatgaagatgttcTTGGCATCTGGTCTCGAGTCGGGGATTCGCTTTAGGAGAGCTGCGAAGGGGTAGGACaggagaaaagaggagaCTAGCTTGACTGAGAGTGAAGGTGTCAGCGACGACAttgttgaagctgttggtgttgtagaAGAGAATCAACTTACGCTCATCAGGAGATGCACCAAGGCTATTAGCCAAGGCCACGAAAGCTACATGCGAGTCAAAAGTTAGAGATGGATAGCTTTGGAGGTTATCATGAAGCTTCCAACTTACGCCTGTGTAAGAAGAGCAGCATTCTGTCGCGGGCTCTAGTATAACGAGCACGAGAGGATaatagaaaaaaaaggaatTGAGAAAAGGGATCGCGATGGTATATCCCTTATACCATGGCTTCAACAACTACCGAGACAAGCTCTTGGGGGTGGGTAAAAGGAGAGAGCAGGTCAACGATGGATGCAAGGGACGAAAGGAAGGGAACGTGCTAGACGTCATAATCTTTTATCCCCAACATTTCTGTTGGAGAAtgcgaaaaaaaaaaaaagcttgGATGGGGAACAACTTGTGACGTCCCGAGCCCCACGTGGGGGGGCATGCCTGATTCACGTGTGCAACATGGCGGGGTGATGCATTTAAATGATAGAGGGAGCCTTCCTTTACGCGTGGTCTTACGGATAGAAGTGATCATGAGGTCCATCTTACTGTATCCTCTCGAGGCCTGGAGGTTAAGCACATGTCTGCGATTTGAATTGATATTGAACGGTTACTTATCTGTCTTGAAGGCTCGTGGACGTTGACGTTTACGTGATACGAAGGACGTTTTCACATGCAGCCTGTTACACATAATCTGCAGCCGcctcaacagcttcttcagctcatcTCCAATCATTCAAACAGTATCTAGGAAATGTTTCTATTCTGCAGGGAG
This Fusarium keratoplasticum isolate Fu6.1 chromosome 6, whole genome shotgun sequence DNA region includes the following protein-coding sequences:
- a CDS encoding Maintenance of mitochondrial morphology protein 1, with protein sequence MGDTCPQSPERTLSFTQGFIVGQISVVLVLAAFIKFFIFGDPPSPDVTASLRATERRSRTLAHKRSLLSLRSSGNRQDRELSRKKSSVLRNPPVLTIGSILSKTYYNVDSHQPESLDWFNVLIAQTIAQFRSDAQHDDAILNSLSKALNGTSRPDFVDEIRVTELSLGEDFPIFSNCRIIPVDEDGMSLGIGKKFDPATAARDGTRLQARMDVDLSDMLTLAVETKLLLNYPKKLSAVLPVALAVSVVRFSGTLSISFIPSNPSQPTRMIFNFLDDYRLDFSIRSLLGSRSRLQDVPKIAQLVEARLHRWFDERAVEPRFQEIALPSLWPRKKNTRGPDDGLAEGSASMGRSKGKDVGRDLRDEVFGSDAGSRDRASLRHRRGTRSDNSDDLSMPGSLPRSQRGT